In Fluviispira sanaruensis, a genomic segment contains:
- a CDS encoding metal ABC transporter substrate-binding protein yields the protein MKNVARKFISLIALSLTPACFANTTQHTIKVQTSLPYIMELAKEVSCDSKSFDIRTIIDLGVDPHTFHMTPKNRIDLAKSDAVIYIGADLETWLLKIRKNKNDTKKQVWLELSNGMNLKKLDDDKETTHSHTHSDGEEHHHEHNHLEYDPHIWQSPELTKVALNKIAATFISMKPNEKSAIEKCTQNYMQKIDQAVLTLKKDIQNLPEDKRVIATNHDALGYFAEAFGFKILSITGLSDEAAPTPEELKKIIVKIKNQNVKAIFLESTGNMRNIKTVAHETGVEIGGELYTDSLGAKGSHADTIISMWQTNVKTILNALKS from the coding sequence ATGAAAAATGTAGCACGAAAATTTATTTCATTGATCGCTTTATCATTAACGCCAGCTTGCTTTGCAAATACCACACAGCACACAATTAAAGTGCAAACTTCGTTACCTTATATAATGGAACTGGCAAAAGAAGTCAGTTGTGATTCAAAATCTTTTGATATCAGGACCATTATTGATTTAGGTGTAGATCCACATACGTTTCATATGACTCCCAAAAATCGCATTGATTTAGCAAAATCTGATGCTGTTATTTATATCGGTGCCGATCTTGAAACGTGGCTTTTAAAAATTCGTAAAAATAAAAATGATACCAAAAAGCAAGTTTGGCTTGAACTCAGCAATGGTATGAATCTTAAAAAACTAGATGATGATAAAGAAACAACTCATAGTCACACTCACAGCGACGGCGAAGAACATCATCATGAACACAATCACCTCGAATATGACCCCCATATTTGGCAATCACCTGAACTGACAAAGGTGGCTCTTAATAAGATTGCTGCAACATTTATTTCAATGAAACCCAATGAAAAAAGTGCTATTGAGAAATGCACGCAAAATTATATGCAAAAAATCGACCAAGCTGTTCTAACCCTTAAAAAAGATATCCAAAACCTACCGGAAGACAAGCGAGTTATTGCAACCAATCACGATGCTTTAGGATATTTCGCCGAAGCTTTTGGCTTTAAAATCCTCAGCATCACTGGACTTTCTGATGAAGCTGCGCCTACGCCTGAAGAATTGAAAAAAATAATTGTAAAGATCAAAAATCAAAATGTTAAAGCTATTTTTCTTGAATCCACCGGCAACATGCGCAATATAAAAACAGTTGCTCATGAAACCGGGGTTGAAATTGGGGGTGAGCTTTACACAGACTCTTTAGGTGCAAAAGGTTCACATGCCGACACAATAATCAGCATGTGGCAGACAAACGTCAAAACCATTCTTAATGCTTTAAAGAGTTAA
- a CDS encoding metal ABC transporter ATP-binding protein, translating into MSYLSWENLAVGYPNKHPLIHPFSGEVNQPGIYAVVGQNGCGKSTLLKTWLGLIKPLRGKVCINNMPIPNAHDISQGIAYVPQFHAVNRYFHLTVQDFVKQGFGPHHNLMESDIEKILNTLTEWQLAGYEKRSFHELSGGQKTRAMIARAIISKPKMLFLDEPLASLDSCCQLQLMDTLFELSKEKKVCIFMIDHHFENFESYISGKITFTRRHDQETSVVFI; encoded by the coding sequence ATGAGTTATTTGAGCTGGGAAAATTTGGCTGTAGGCTATCCGAATAAGCATCCACTTATTCACCCTTTTTCTGGAGAAGTGAATCAACCTGGCATTTATGCTGTGGTCGGACAAAATGGCTGTGGAAAATCTACTTTACTCAAAACTTGGCTCGGACTTATTAAACCCTTGCGAGGTAAAGTCTGCATTAATAACATGCCTATTCCAAATGCTCACGATATTTCTCAAGGCATTGCCTATGTTCCCCAATTCCATGCAGTCAATCGATATTTTCATTTGACCGTGCAAGATTTTGTGAAACAAGGTTTTGGCCCACATCACAATCTCATGGAATCCGATATTGAAAAAATTTTAAATACCCTAACGGAATGGCAACTCGCCGGTTACGAAAAAAGAAGTTTTCATGAACTGAGCGGTGGTCAAAAAACCCGTGCTATGATTGCCCGCGCGATTATTTCGAAACCTAAAATGCTTTTTTTGGATGAACCTCTTGCGAGTCTTGACAGCTGCTGTCAACTTCAACTGATGGATACACTGTTTGAATTGTCCAAGGAAAAAAAAGTTTGCATTTTCATGATTGATCATCATTTTGAAAACTTTGAATCCTATATTTCAGGAAAAATCACATTTACTCGCAGACATGATCAAGAAACATCTGTTGTTTTTATCTAA
- a CDS encoding metal ABC transporter permease, which translates to MPPTLLNFIQTFEFEFAQIALAATMLITLMCGCLSPVVVLKQRAYLGDTLSHLVFPGVIAGIVLAKFSCIPFWACILLGASLTAFIGTFISEWILKTLKIPPDASAIICLTSFFAMGIIAISSNKGTRIDPESILFGDVLTLTINDLYILTLSLIVVFISIITLRKHWDAWLTDPEFAEIAGFKVKLLDKLFPFLMTFAILSGIFAVGGLMISALLTLPTIIFQPKSVFSPIVVLISFIGGILGILIAFSFNWPVGPSIVLVGFITILTKTFVVHLQTKKRI; encoded by the coding sequence ATGCCTCCCACTCTTTTAAACTTCATTCAAACCTTTGAATTTGAATTTGCGCAAATTGCTTTGGCTGCGACTATGCTTATCACACTCATGTGTGGCTGCCTCAGTCCTGTTGTTGTTCTTAAGCAGAGAGCTTATTTAGGTGACACTCTTTCTCACCTTGTTTTCCCAGGAGTGATTGCTGGTATTGTTCTAGCAAAATTTTCTTGTATACCTTTTTGGGCATGTATACTACTTGGTGCATCGCTTACAGCTTTTATTGGAACTTTTATTTCAGAATGGATTTTAAAAACTCTAAAAATTCCACCTGATGCTTCTGCTATTATTTGCTTAACTTCTTTCTTTGCTATGGGGATTATAGCTATCTCTAGCAATAAAGGCACTCGAATTGATCCCGAAAGCATATTATTTGGTGATGTTTTAACCTTAACTATAAATGATTTGTACATTCTCACGCTGTCTTTAATTGTGGTATTTATATCTATTATAACACTTAGAAAGCATTGGGATGCATGGCTTACTGATCCAGAATTTGCAGAAATTGCCGGATTTAAAGTTAAGTTATTAGACAAACTCTTTCCATTTCTAATGACCTTTGCCATTCTTTCTGGAATATTTGCTGTTGGTGGACTTATGATTTCTGCACTCCTCACATTGCCGACGATTATTTTTCAACCAAAGAGTGTTTTTTCTCCAATTGTTGTTTTAATAAGTTTTATTGGAGGAATTCTTGGAATTCTTATTGCATTTAGTTTTAACTGGCCTGTAGGCCCAAGTATTGTCCTCGTTGGTTTTATCACTATACTTACGAAGACTTTCGTAGTTCACCTACAGACCAAAAAGAGGATTTGA
- the lysS gene encoding lysine--tRNA ligase, translating into MSDNIFELKKTKFLEQRENNNLADSYNKTHTIEQVAALKEGSKNVSTAGRIVAMRTMGKILFAHIYDFSGKVQICVRKTEETPEVFENFVANVSIGDFIGAEGEMFVTKTGELTLRVGSWKLLNKCLRTLPEKYHGIEDIETRYRQRYLDIIMNQDSRDVFKKRFEIVKTIRRYLEDSGYVEVETPILQTTPSGALARPFFTHHNALDIECVMRIACETYLKRCIGAGMDKVFEFARSFRNEGVSATHLQDFTMLEFYASYWNAETMRTFVEGMMRNLIEKIFGSVKVTLSGNDIDFSGKWPVIEYSDLVKKDSGIDITKYTSRESLAEQIKAKNIRLDDDIESLSWANMVDSLYKKVSRPKLIQPCFLIKYPVEMAPLARRNSKDSNYVDFFQFLVNGVELVKAYSELVDPLDQRERFEEQMQAREHGDDEAMPIDEEYLTAMEHGFPPIAGVGIGIDRLTMILCGCENIKDTILFPLLRPQTQGQEEKAQEKPVD; encoded by the coding sequence ATGTCAGACAATATTTTTGAGCTTAAAAAAACAAAATTTCTTGAACAACGAGAGAATAACAATCTTGCTGATTCTTACAACAAAACTCATACAATTGAACAAGTTGCAGCTCTTAAAGAAGGCTCAAAAAATGTGAGCACCGCAGGCCGTATCGTTGCTATGCGTACAATGGGAAAAATCCTCTTCGCCCATATCTACGACTTTTCTGGTAAAGTGCAAATATGTGTACGTAAAACCGAAGAGACTCCTGAGGTTTTCGAAAATTTTGTTGCTAATGTTTCTATCGGAGATTTCATTGGCGCAGAAGGAGAAATGTTTGTTACTAAAACAGGTGAGCTCACTTTACGCGTAGGTTCTTGGAAACTCCTGAACAAATGCTTACGTACATTACCCGAAAAATATCATGGAATTGAAGATATCGAAACCCGCTACCGCCAACGTTATCTTGATATAATAATGAATCAAGATTCACGTGATGTCTTCAAAAAGCGCTTTGAAATTGTGAAAACAATTCGCCGTTACCTGGAAGACAGCGGATATGTCGAAGTTGAAACGCCTATCTTGCAGACAACTCCATCGGGCGCTTTGGCGCGCCCCTTTTTCACACATCACAATGCACTCGACATCGAATGTGTCATGCGCATAGCGTGCGAAACCTATCTTAAGCGCTGTATTGGCGCAGGTATGGACAAAGTTTTTGAATTTGCGCGCAGTTTCCGCAATGAAGGGGTTTCTGCAACTCACTTACAAGATTTCACAATGCTTGAATTTTATGCATCATACTGGAATGCAGAAACAATGCGCACATTTGTTGAAGGTATGATGCGTAATTTAATCGAAAAAATATTCGGGAGCGTTAAAGTCACACTAAGCGGAAACGATATCGATTTTTCTGGTAAATGGCCTGTGATTGAATATTCTGATCTTGTGAAAAAAGACTCTGGAATTGACATCACAAAATACACAAGTCGAGAATCTTTAGCGGAACAAATTAAAGCAAAAAATATTCGTCTCGACGATGATATTGAAAGTTTAAGTTGGGCAAATATGGTTGACTCTCTTTATAAAAAAGTCAGTCGTCCTAAACTTATTCAACCTTGTTTCCTTATCAAGTATCCAGTTGAAATGGCTCCACTTGCACGCCGCAATAGCAAAGACTCCAATTACGTTGACTTCTTTCAATTCCTTGTAAACGGAGTCGAACTCGTCAAAGCCTATTCCGAGCTTGTTGACCCACTTGACCAACGCGAGCGTTTTGAAGAACAAATGCAAGCGCGAGAACATGGTGACGATGAAGCTATGCCAATTGACGAAGAGTATCTCACAGCAATGGAACACGGATTTCCTCCTATTGCGGGCGTAGGCATCGGCATTGATCGCTTGACCATGATCCTCTGTGGTTGCGAGAATATAAAAGACACCATTCTATTCCCTCTACTTCGCCCCCAAACTCAAGGCCAAGAAGAAAAAGCACAAGAAAAACCAGTTGATTAA
- the polA gene encoding DNA polymerase I — MEQQTQRLFIIDGMSLLFRSFYAMGSRLTSPDGKPIGAVYGFLKVFIKILREQNPTHFAVCWDLKEKTFRHEVFPQYKANRGETPPDIIPQIILIQNLLKEIGLPSFAIPGFEADDVAATLAKYFEHYGEVYLVTSDKDYMQIINDKIKLFSLKKGDEYDIVNVDKVIDYFGVPPEQVIEVLALTGDAVDNIPGVKGIGDKTAAKLIQEYKSIENVYDNLDKITNKRAKVSLENSKEEALLSRYLVTINTEVPINVSELSLRYTFDSFKSNKLAKEKFEALRMHSLVKNLFSEKKQETIQTNLFHEETKTELKENSLQKIIEKSTSNKDHNNWETHKYHLVKTKNELNGLFQKITNPNCEFFSFDTETTGLDILEDTPIGMSFCFEAGAAYYVAAHNTHLHGGTLLGSEVDLPEYTVKDVVEGLKTAFSKRTALLVAHNLKFDLHQLKNIGVEIGQAPACCTMVSAWLCNPAEGGFSLDFLTLKHFDFQKIPTSALIGKETGRSSMLDVPLNDLSLYACEDADATYRLWHKYKDKLKENSDLQKIYYDIEMPILLLLTEMERNGVHINSEYLGGLAAEIQTTIMEIEKEIYEKVGFPFKLTSPKQLGDILFDHLKIHEKIGFKGKLARTTQGYKTDAKVLEQFEEDPVVARIQQHRELSKLLTTYVLVLPKLIKKSTGRVHTHFNQIGTATGRLSSSDPNMQNIPVRSDWGKKVRAAFNSSSTKKFNIISADYSQIELRVLAHLSEDKNMLAAFQAGADIHRQTAAQILGKNPDQVSAEERSKAKAINFGIIYGMGSQRLAKEQKISLADAKKFIEKYFENFAGVKKYLDSQRVKAHSTGQVSTYFGRIRPIPAILSKNPLEAKLAENMAINSPIQGTAADIMKLGMLAVHKEITKRQLKTKIVLQVHDELVLDGPTEEYSEIKKIVKDAMENAVQFKVPMLVEVGHGDNWLEAK, encoded by the coding sequence ATGGAACAACAAACGCAACGCCTTTTTATTATCGATGGCATGTCACTCCTTTTCCGTTCTTTTTACGCAATGGGATCGCGCTTGACATCACCTGATGGCAAACCAATTGGCGCAGTCTACGGATTTTTAAAAGTCTTTATTAAAATTTTAAGGGAACAAAATCCGACACACTTTGCCGTTTGTTGGGATCTCAAAGAAAAAACTTTTCGCCATGAAGTTTTTCCTCAGTACAAAGCCAATCGAGGTGAAACTCCTCCAGATATCATTCCACAAATCATTCTTATTCAAAATCTTCTGAAAGAAATAGGCCTACCTAGTTTTGCCATTCCTGGCTTTGAAGCCGATGATGTTGCAGCAACACTCGCAAAATATTTTGAACATTATGGTGAAGTTTACCTTGTGACATCTGATAAAGATTATATGCAAATCATTAATGACAAAATTAAGCTTTTTTCCTTAAAAAAAGGCGATGAGTACGATATTGTCAACGTTGACAAAGTGATCGATTATTTTGGTGTGCCTCCTGAACAAGTGATAGAGGTCCTTGCTCTTACTGGCGATGCTGTCGATAATATCCCTGGAGTCAAAGGAATTGGTGACAAAACTGCAGCAAAACTTATTCAGGAATATAAATCTATAGAAAATGTCTACGACAACCTTGATAAAATAACAAACAAAAGAGCAAAAGTATCATTAGAAAACAGCAAAGAAGAGGCACTGCTCTCCCGCTACCTTGTCACAATCAATACAGAAGTTCCTATTAACGTAAGTGAGCTTTCGTTACGTTATACTTTCGACTCATTTAAATCGAATAAACTAGCAAAAGAAAAATTTGAAGCTCTGCGCATGCACAGTCTCGTTAAAAATCTTTTTTCAGAAAAGAAGCAAGAAACAATTCAAACAAATTTATTTCATGAAGAGACAAAAACAGAACTTAAAGAAAACTCTCTACAAAAGATAATAGAAAAAAGTACCAGCAATAAAGATCACAACAACTGGGAAACGCACAAATATCATCTTGTAAAAACGAAAAATGAATTAAACGGTCTGTTCCAAAAAATTACCAACCCGAATTGTGAGTTTTTTTCATTTGACACCGAAACCACAGGACTCGATATTCTCGAAGACACTCCCATAGGCATGTCGTTCTGCTTCGAAGCCGGAGCTGCTTATTATGTAGCAGCTCACAACACCCATTTACATGGGGGTACTCTGTTGGGCTCTGAAGTTGATCTCCCTGAATACACTGTAAAAGATGTGGTTGAAGGACTTAAAACAGCATTCTCTAAGCGCACAGCACTGCTCGTAGCCCACAATCTCAAATTCGATCTTCACCAACTTAAAAATATTGGTGTTGAAATTGGCCAAGCACCTGCTTGCTGCACCATGGTTTCCGCATGGCTATGCAACCCTGCTGAAGGTGGATTTAGTTTAGATTTTTTAACTTTAAAACACTTTGATTTTCAAAAAATCCCGACGAGTGCACTCATTGGTAAAGAAACCGGCCGAAGCTCTATGCTTGATGTTCCGTTAAATGACTTGTCACTTTATGCGTGTGAAGATGCAGATGCTACATACCGACTTTGGCATAAATACAAAGATAAACTAAAAGAAAATTCCGACTTACAAAAAATCTATTATGATATTGAAATGCCAATTTTGTTACTTTTAACTGAAATGGAACGAAATGGCGTGCATATTAATTCTGAATATTTAGGTGGTCTTGCTGCAGAAATCCAAACAACTATTATGGAAATTGAAAAAGAAATTTATGAAAAAGTAGGTTTCCCATTTAAATTAACCAGCCCCAAGCAATTGGGGGATATTTTATTTGATCATTTAAAAATTCATGAAAAAATTGGTTTCAAAGGAAAATTGGCACGCACGACCCAAGGGTACAAAACCGATGCCAAAGTCCTCGAACAATTTGAAGAAGATCCAGTAGTCGCACGCATTCAACAACATAGGGAGTTGTCAAAACTTTTAACGACCTATGTGCTTGTGCTGCCGAAACTTATTAAAAAATCGACGGGACGCGTGCACACGCACTTCAATCAAATTGGCACGGCAACAGGTCGCCTTTCCAGTTCCGATCCAAACATGCAGAACATTCCTGTGCGCAGCGATTGGGGTAAAAAAGTCAGAGCCGCTTTCAACTCTTCATCTACGAAAAAATTTAATATAATTTCTGCCGATTATTCTCAGATAGAGCTTAGAGTTCTTGCTCATCTATCTGAAGATAAAAATATGCTTGCAGCCTTCCAAGCAGGTGCAGATATTCATAGACAGACGGCAGCACAAATTCTTGGAAAAAATCCAGATCAAGTGAGCGCAGAAGAACGCAGCAAAGCGAAAGCCATTAACTTTGGAATTATATATGGTATGGGATCACAGCGATTAGCAAAAGAACAAAAGATATCCTTGGCAGATGCAAAAAAGTTTATTGAAAAATATTTTGAAAATTTTGCGGGCGTCAAAAAGTATTTAGACTCTCAACGAGTAAAAGCTCATTCCACAGGACAAGTGAGCACCTATTTTGGCCGTATTCGTCCTATACCAGCAATCCTTTCTAAAAATCCTTTAGAGGCAAAACTAGCTGAAAATATGGCGATCAATTCTCCTATACAAGGCACTGCTGCTGATATTATGAAATTAGGTATGCTAGCAGTACACAAAGAAATCACAAAGCGGCAATTGAAAACAAAAATCGTTTTGCAAGTACATGACGAACTTGTCCTAGATGGTCCTACCGAAGAGTATTCAGAAATTAAAAAAATTGTTAAAGATGCTATGGAAAATGCAGTACAATTTAAAGTCCCTATGCTTGTTGAGGTGGGACATGGTGACAATTGGCTGGAGGCAAAATAA
- the tatC gene encoding twin-arginine translocase subunit TatC — MAGSGFKPFQYISSAFNAAMQRKAKREQEISGNQNGQMSLFEHIQDLRKHALYGTLWLLAFSGLAFLFMERVIFFLKRPYTAFLQHAESMGIKENLSSIGIFEVMTMNFKICFMVGFVLSLPFLVRELWRFVSPALYAKEKRLARLALISSIILFYVGMCFGFFLIIPYFFQEALSWSSKYASIMITYDSYFNSLITLMLIFAAVFEVPVVLSLLGLAGIVSSKSLINNRKIAFLACFILGAILSPPEVISQCLVALPMYIMVEISIFIIKKIEKNRNQNSITQTS, encoded by the coding sequence ATGGCTGGCTCAGGCTTTAAACCCTTTCAATATATTTCAAGTGCATTCAATGCAGCCATGCAAAGAAAAGCAAAAAGGGAACAAGAAATTTCTGGAAATCAGAATGGACAAATGTCTCTTTTTGAACATATTCAGGACTTAAGAAAGCATGCTCTATATGGTACTTTATGGCTTCTTGCTTTTTCAGGACTTGCTTTTTTATTCATGGAGCGCGTCATCTTTTTTTTGAAACGCCCCTATACAGCCTTTCTTCAACACGCTGAAAGCATGGGCATAAAAGAAAACTTATCCTCGATTGGAATTTTTGAAGTTATGACCATGAATTTTAAAATTTGTTTTATGGTTGGATTTGTTTTGAGCCTGCCATTTCTAGTGAGAGAGTTATGGAGATTTGTATCGCCTGCTCTATACGCCAAAGAAAAAAGACTGGCTCGCTTAGCTTTAATATCAAGTATAATATTATTTTATGTGGGTATGTGCTTCGGTTTTTTTCTTATTATACCCTATTTTTTTCAGGAGGCCTTGAGTTGGAGCAGCAAATACGCCTCAATCATGATCACTTATGACAGTTACTTTAACTCACTTATCACCCTAATGCTTATTTTTGCAGCTGTTTTTGAAGTACCCGTTGTACTCTCGCTGCTTGGATTGGCTGGTATTGTCTCGTCAAAATCACTTATAAATAATAGAAAAATTGCATTTCTTGCATGTTTTATCTTAGGTGCTATATTGTCTCCTCCCGAAGTGATAAGTCAGTGTCTTGTCGCCTTACCTATGTATATTATGGTGGAAATCTCTATTTTTATTATTAAAAAAATAGAGAAGAATCGAAACCAAAATAGCATTACCCAAACTTCATAA